Genomic window (Bacillus marinisedimentorum):
TGGATGAGAAACAGATTGGCCACATTGAAGCGATCATCCAATCGATGACCAAAGATGAAAAGATCCACCCGGAAACCATCAATGCGAGCCGCAAGAAACGGATCGCAAAGGGAAGCGGAACTTCCGTACAGGAAGTGAACCGCTTGCTGAAACAGTTTGAAGATATGAAGAAAATGATGAAACAAATGACAAATATGCAAAAAGGAAAAGGCAAAAAAGGGATGAAGTTCCCGTTCATGTAAGGTGTTAATATTTTTTCCTTTACACATCTTAAGTCATTTGGTAATATTAAAACTTGTGTGGAAACAAATTCGGAGGTGCATGTAATAATGGCAACAAAAATTCGTTTAAAGCGCATGGGCGCTAAAAAATCACCATATTATCGTTTGGTAGTCGCAGATTCACGTTCACCGCGTGACGGCCGTTTCATCGAAGAGATCGGCACATACAACCCGGTTGCAAAACCGGCAGCGGTAAACATCGATGAAGAGCGCGCCCTGCACTGGCTGCAGACGGGTGCCAAGCCGTCTGACACGGTCCGCAACCTGTTCTCAAATGCCGGCATTATGGAAAAATTCCATAACGCTAAAAACCAGAAGTAATCAGGGTAATTGGACATGGTAGAATTAATTTCAACCATCGTAAAAGCCCTTGTGGATCACCCTGAAGATGTTACGGTTAAAGTAATTGAAGGCGACCGCAAAATTACGTACCAGCTGAGTGTCCATCAGGAGGATACCGGTAAAGTTATCGGAAAACAGGGGCGTGTCGCCAGAGCGATCCGCACTGTTGTATACGCAGCCGGTGTGAACCTTGATAAAAAGATTCATCTGGAAATTTTGTAAGGGCGGGGATTTTTTCCTCTCCCTTTTTTGCATTTAGTGTATGATGCATTGAAAATTCCAGGAAAAGATAAGGTCGACCGGGCAACCACAGGGCCTGCTGGCCCCGGTGGGCGGTCAGGTTTTCTTTATAGGAGGCGAATCGGCAGTTTGCCGGTTTGCCCTGCCTGAAGCCGGAGGTGTGCGATGAAGATTCTGGTCAAAGTCCTTATTAAGCAAGTGCTGACGGATAAAAGCCGTAAGAAGCTGCGTGAGTCATTTGCCAGGCAAATCGGTCAGCTTGAAACGGAATGCAGACAGCTGCAATTCGAGATGAAAAAGCTGCAAAAGAATGAAAAAATGAATCGAGGCCGGATAGCGGAACGCTTCAATGAAGAAATCGAACGGCGAATGGATAAAATAAAAAAAATGGAGTTTAATTTAGATGAACTCGACCGGCTCCCGGATGGAAGTGAACTTATCCAGGAAGAATCAGAAACATATGTCGATGTCAGTGTCGGCGATAAATGGGACAGCATAACAAAAGACCGATCCATCATCGTTAAGGATGGTGTCATCGTGGCGATCGAGTAAAACCCAGGGGAGGTTTGCCTGTTGACTGCATGGCTGAACGTAGGCAAAATTGTCAATACACACGGTATTAAAGGTGAGGTCCGTGTCATTTCACGCACAGACTTCCATGAGGAAAGATACAAAGCGGGTAATACATTATATGTGGAAATGCCTGACAGCGGAGAATTGTATGAAGTGACGGTGAAGCATCACCGGAAGCATAAACAGTTTGATCTCCTTCAATTTGAAGGGCACAATAATGTGAATGATGTTGAGCGGTACAAAGGCGCCCTGTTGAAAATAAGGACGGAACAGCTTGGTGAGTTGGAGGATAATGAATTTTATTATCATGAAGTCATCGGCTGCCGAGTCGTTGATGAAGCCGGGGAAGAAATCGGCAGAATCAAGGAAATTTTATCGCCCGGCGCCAACGATGTCTGGGTGGTTCAGCGGAAAGGCGAAAGAGATTTACTGATTCCCTACATTGAAGGTGTCGTGCTTCATGTCGATATCCGGCAGCAGATTGTCAAAATCCATCTGATGGAAGGATTGCTGTAATGCTTAAAATTGATTTTCTCACCTTGTTCCCCGAGATGTTTCCCGGCATCCTTGACAACTCCATATTGAAAAAGGCTCAGGAAAAAAAAGCCGTCCGATTCGCTGTCCATAATTTCCGCGAATTCTCAGAGAACAAACATAATAAAGTGGATGATTATCCATATGGCGGCGGTGCAGGCATGGTTTTGTCACCCCAGCCGCTGTTCAGTGCTGTTGAACAACTCACAGAACAAAGCGAATCCGAAAAGCCCCGCGTAGTCCTTTTGTGCCCTCAGGGAGAACGGTATACCCAGCGGAAAGCGGAGGAGCTTGCGCAAGAAGATCAACTGATTTTTATTTGCGGCCATTATGAGGGATACGATGAGCGAATACGCGAGCATCTAGTGACAGATGAATTATCAATCGGTGATTTTGTTTTGACGGGCGGAGAGCTGGGGGCTATGGTTATTGCCGACAGTGTAACCCGTCTGCTGCCCGGTGTTCTCGGCAATGCCGCATCGCCTGAACTTGATTCATATTCAAGCGGCTTGCTGGAACATCCGCAGTACACCCGGCCGGCTGAATTTCGAGGGATGAAAGTGCCTGATATCCTTTTGTCAGGAGACCATGCCAAAATAGAGGAATGGCGTGAAAAAGAATCGTTCCGCCGCACCTTCACTAGAAGGCCAGACCTCCTGGAGGGCATTGCGCTTACAGAAAAGCAGACAGCCTGGATTGAAGAATTTAAAAAAGAAATGGAATAGTATTGAAACGGCATTTCTGTTATGCTATGATATTTCTTGTGACTTGGATATCGAACGGTGTCCGGTTTTGAGAACGATATTCCGCTGATATGATCTAATAGCATAATCATGAATGTCTGTTGGAAGGAGTGAAACAGCGATGCAACAATTGATTGAAGAAATTACAAAAGAGCAGCTTAGAACTGACCTGCCAGATTTCCGTCCCGGCGATACTGTGCGTATTGATGTAAAAGTTGTCGAGGGTACACGTGAACGTATCCAGGTGTTCGAAGGTGTTGTAATCAAGCGTCGCGGCGGCGGCATCAGTGAAACATTCACTGTCCGCAAAGTGTCATACGGTGTTGGAGTTGAACGTACATTCCCGCTGCACACGCCACGTAT
Coding sequences:
- the rpsP gene encoding 30S ribosomal protein S16, with protein sequence MATKIRLKRMGAKKSPYYRLVVADSRSPRDGRFIEEIGTYNPVAKPAAVNIDEERALHWLQTGAKPSDTVRNLFSNAGIMEKFHNAKNQK
- a CDS encoding KH domain-containing protein; its protein translation is MVELISTIVKALVDHPEDVTVKVIEGDRKITYQLSVHQEDTGKVIGKQGRVARAIRTVVYAAGVNLDKKIHLEIL
- a CDS encoding YlqD family protein, translated to MKILVKVLIKQVLTDKSRKKLRESFARQIGQLETECRQLQFEMKKLQKNEKMNRGRIAERFNEEIERRMDKIKKMEFNLDELDRLPDGSELIQEESETYVDVSVGDKWDSITKDRSIIVKDGVIVAIE
- the rimM gene encoding ribosome maturation factor RimM (Essential for efficient processing of 16S rRNA): MTAWLNVGKIVNTHGIKGEVRVISRTDFHEERYKAGNTLYVEMPDSGELYEVTVKHHRKHKQFDLLQFEGHNNVNDVERYKGALLKIRTEQLGELEDNEFYYHEVIGCRVVDEAGEEIGRIKEILSPGANDVWVVQRKGERDLLIPYIEGVVLHVDIRQQIVKIHLMEGLL
- the trmD gene encoding tRNA (guanosine(37)-N1)-methyltransferase TrmD — its product is MLKIDFLTLFPEMFPGILDNSILKKAQEKKAVRFAVHNFREFSENKHNKVDDYPYGGGAGMVLSPQPLFSAVEQLTEQSESEKPRVVLLCPQGERYTQRKAEELAQEDQLIFICGHYEGYDERIREHLVTDELSIGDFVLTGGELGAMVIADSVTRLLPGVLGNAASPELDSYSSGLLEHPQYTRPAEFRGMKVPDILLSGDHAKIEEWREKESFRRTFTRRPDLLEGIALTEKQTAWIEEFKKEME
- the rplS gene encoding 50S ribosomal protein L19, producing MQQLIEEITKEQLRTDLPDFRPGDTVRIDVKVVEGTRERIQVFEGVVIKRRGGGISETFTVRKVSYGVGVERTFPLHTPRIAKINVVRRGKVRRAKLYYLRNLRGKAARIKEIRY